The sequence CGGAACGCTCCGCGCCTCTGTCTGCTGGCGAACCCATGGCGGATCCGGGAACACCTCGCCAAACGTCGACTCCCAGCGGCGACCCTTCGATTCCAAGCTCTTTCTCGATCGCACCAACGGTCCCGCCGGGCGCGAAGACGTACGTCGTCTCGGGATCGACCTCCGCAACGATCCCCTGGACGAGCCCGTCGACGCTGCCGCCGCCGAGCTGTTTGGCCGACTGGAGCTCCTCGGCGACGGGGACGTTCACTACGGCTCTGAGCGTCGTTCGGACCTCGCCTGCACGATACGCCTCCTCGTCGATGTCGCTGACCTCCCGCGACTCGGTCGAATCGAACGCGGCAGCGATCCGGCCCGCGTCCTCCGGCGTGACCCCGAACACCGAGGAGTATACCTTCACGCCCGCCGGCACACCGAGGATCGGTGTCTCGCTACCCGCTTCGGTTACCGCCTCGGCCACGTCCGTCGCGGTTCCGTCCCCGCCGACGAACAGGATCAGGTCGACCCCGCGATCCAGCAACCGGCCGACCGCCTCGCGGGTGTCCCCGGCCGACGTCTCCTCGTCCGGTTCGTAGACGACGGCCGGGTCGAACCCGGCCTCGATAACTTCGCTCGCACCCATCGGCTCGCCACAGGTCAGGACCTCGGCGTCGGGCAAGCGCTCGTACAGCGCCTCCAGTGCCGCAAGCGCGCGTTCGGGTGCACGGGGTTCAGCCCCGCGTTCGCGCGCTTCGGCGAGTTTCCCGTCGGTCCCCTTCAGGCCGACCCGCCCACCCATCCCTGCGATCGGGTTACAGACGAAACCGATGCGTCGCATACTACCCGTTCCCGTCCCGTCGCAAAAGGCCTCGCGGTCGGCGGCGCGAGTCGTCAATACTTATAAAACAGCGTCACACACGATGGGGTATGTACCCGCTCCCGCTGGCCCAGCACGGCACGTACCCCATCGAAGTCCTCGGCACCTCGGTGCTCGTCATCAGCGTTCTCATCACGCTCGCGTGGCTCCTCTACCTGTACCGATAACGATCAATACATAGATATCGATAGCCACCGCAGACCGTTTGGCGGCCCCCCGCTCCTCGGACCGCGACCCAGTGCCTCTGACAGAATCCGATCCGCTGGGGGCCGCTTCCTCATTCGGCCAGTTCGACGCGCTCGCGCAGCCAGCCGGCCGCGTCCTCGACCGTCCTTTCGTCGGTGCCCGTGAGTTTCAGCTTGACCCCGTCGCCGGGATAACTCCCGACCGTTACGTCGAAGCGCTCGCGCAGTTCGGCGAGTCGGGGGACGAGTTCGCTCTCGGGTTCGGTCGTGAAGACGCGGGCCACGTATCGAGGCTCGCCCTCGAACTCGGCTTCGACGGACTCGAACATCGCCTTCATCTCGTCGGGCACGCCCGGCAGGACGTAGATCCCCTCGACGACCGCGCCGGGTGCGACGCCGACCTCGTTGTGAAGCGGGCGCGCCCCCTGCGGCAGGTCGGCGGTCCCCGCCGTCAGTTCGTCACGCTCGTAGCCGCCCTCCTCGAGGAGCCACGACAGGGCCGCCTCGTTTCGCTCGACCGCGCGGTCGAGCGCGGCGGCGACCCCTTCTATCGTCAGGTCGTCGTGGGTCGGACCCAGCCCTCCGGTGACGATCACGGCGTCGTACTCGGTGTGGTACTCCCCGACGACGCGGGCGATCTCCTCGATTCGGTCGGGGATCACCGTCACGCGCTCGACGTCGACGCCGCGCTCGGCGAGGCGCTGGCCGAGCCACGCGGCGTTCGTGTTGATCGTGTCTCCCGCGAGGATCTCGTCGCCGACGGTGACGAGCGCGACGTACATACCCGTTCGTTCGACGTAGTGGGCTAAAACTCACCGCATTCCCGGCGGCGGGCCGTTGTCGTCGTCCTCGATATTGACGTCCAGTCCCGCCTCCTCGCGCTTTCGCTTGAGCTCCTGCATCTGGCGGTAGACGTACGTCCCGGCGATCGCCGCGCCGATCGAGGCGACGACGATCAGTCCACCGAACAGGTAGACGTCGCGCTCCATGTAGTACCGCACCGAGATGGTGTCGGTCTCCACCTCGTCCCACCGGATGTGGACCTGATCGTCGACGAGTTCGGTCTCATAGCCGCCCGGTCGGACGTTCGCGAGCACGAAGTTGTCGACCCGGTAGCCCGGCGGGAGGATCACCTCGTAGGAGCCCTCGACGAAGGTGTCGGTCGCGAGGTTGCGCGACCGAGAGTCAGACGTGAATGCGAACTGACCCCCCTCTGTGGGCAGGTGGACGGTGACCTCCGAGCGGGTCTCCTCGACCTCGATCTCCTCGGCCCCTACCACCGTCCCGTTCGGGTAGCGAAACTGCACCGCGCGCACGTCGATCGGGTTGTCGTCGCCGTAGCGGGTCGCCTCGTAGAGCCGAATCGTCGATCGGTTCTCGAGCGCGTAGACGGCCTTGTACTCGCCGTCGGTGACGTTGATGGTGGCGTCGGCGTCCGTCCCCCAGTCGTACTCGGCGTCCTCACCGAGTCCCTCCTCGCTGGTCACTGAGCCGAACCCCGTACAGCCGGCTACCGCCACGAGCGCGACGAGCGACGCGAACGCGAGCAGCCGGCGGTTCATGTGGTGATGACACAGCGCAGCTCGGAGGTGAGGTGAGGACCGATCGCCGCGAGCAACCCCGGCGGGTCGGTCCCCTCACGACAGACGACGCTCTGTTCGAGCAGTCCCAGGCGCTCGACGGTCACGATGTCCTTCGCATGGCCCGCACGGTTGACCGTCGCGCGCACCTCCCCACGC is a genomic window of Halalkalicoccus subterraneus containing:
- a CDS encoding DUF2110 family protein; this translates as RGEVRATVNRAGHAKDIVTVERLGLLEQSVVCREGTDPPGLLAAIGPHLTSELRCVITT
- a CDS encoding ATP-NAD kinase family protein, producing MRRIGFVCNPIAGMGGRVGLKGTDGKLAEARERGAEPRAPERALAALEALYERLPDAEVLTCGEPMGASEVIEAGFDPAVVYEPDEETSAGDTREAVGRLLDRGVDLILFVGGDGTATDVAEAVTEAGSETPILGVPAGVKVYSSVFGVTPEDAGRIAAAFDSTESREVSDIDEEAYRAGEVRTTLRAVVNVPVAEELQSAKQLGGGSVDGLVQGIVAEVDPETTYVFAPGGTVGAIEKELGIEGSPLGVDVWRGVPGSAMGSPADRGAERSGRDELLVRDGSESEILDALGERNVIVVSPIGGQGFVFGRGNQQL
- a CDS encoding competence/damage-inducible protein A; the protein is MYVALVTVGDEILAGDTINTNAAWLGQRLAERGVDVERVTVIPDRIEEIARVVGEYHTEYDAVIVTGGLGPTHDDLTIEGVAAALDRAVERNEAALSWLLEEGGYERDELTAGTADLPQGARPLHNEVGVAPGAVVEGIYVLPGVPDEMKAMFESVEAEFEGEPRYVARVFTTEPESELVPRLAELRERFDVTVGSYPGDGVKLKLTGTDERTVEDAAGWLRERVELAE
- a CDS encoding DUF5803 family protein, which produces MNRRLLAFASLVALVAVAGCTGFGSVTSEEGLGEDAEYDWGTDADATINVTDGEYKAVYALENRSTIRLYEATRYGDDNPIDVRAVQFRYPNGTVVGAEEIEVEETRSEVTVHLPTEGGQFAFTSDSRSRNLATDTFVEGSYEVILPPGYRVDNFVLANVRPGGYETELVDDQVHIRWDEVETDTISVRYYMERDVYLFGGLIVVASIGAAIAGTYVYRQMQELKRKREEAGLDVNIEDDDNGPPPGMR